One window of the Arthrobacter sp. D5-1 genome contains the following:
- the cobA gene encoding uroporphyrinogen-III C-methyltransferase: MQLTIDLTGRDVLVTGSEKSARQAIRRYQSAGANVYRLSTPEGVPGDGQLPERPFLVAIVDDGDAGWLPLVERCRDAGIPVAFEPAPGADGHVTLVGGGPGALDLLTVGAVDALRDADVVFYDRLAPYQELADLTSAELVDVGKQPGLHKVTQRDIEKLMVEAALLGKNVVRLKGGDPYVFGRGGEEVAACVAAGVPVRVISGVTSAISVPAAAGIPVTHREVSHMFTVVSGHAPLTEKEHTHLAGLGGTIVVLMGIGTLPQLAAGLRRAGMDADMPMAVVERGYRPGQRTTIADLGTIETAATGCSNPAVLVIGEVVRVAEANRNHAEASAELSRLAASLLEA; the protein is encoded by the coding sequence ATGCAGCTCACCATTGATCTCACCGGCCGTGACGTCCTTGTCACGGGATCGGAAAAGTCCGCCCGCCAGGCCATCCGCCGCTATCAGAGCGCCGGTGCCAACGTGTACCGGCTGAGCACCCCGGAAGGTGTACCGGGCGACGGTCAACTTCCGGAGCGCCCGTTCCTAGTGGCGATAGTGGACGACGGCGACGCAGGGTGGCTGCCGCTGGTGGAACGCTGCCGCGATGCGGGGATACCTGTCGCGTTTGAGCCGGCACCGGGCGCCGACGGCCACGTGACCTTGGTGGGCGGAGGTCCAGGAGCCTTGGACCTGCTCACGGTTGGCGCCGTGGACGCCCTGCGTGATGCCGATGTGGTGTTCTACGACCGTCTGGCCCCGTACCAGGAGCTGGCCGACCTGACCTCGGCCGAACTCGTGGATGTTGGCAAGCAGCCGGGCCTGCACAAGGTGACCCAGCGTGACATCGAGAAGCTCATGGTGGAAGCTGCGCTGCTGGGCAAGAACGTGGTCCGGCTCAAGGGCGGCGATCCGTATGTATTTGGCCGAGGCGGCGAGGAAGTGGCCGCCTGTGTTGCGGCAGGCGTCCCGGTGCGGGTGATATCCGGTGTCACCAGCGCCATCTCCGTTCCCGCCGCAGCCGGGATCCCGGTCACGCACCGCGAAGTCAGCCACATGTTCACCGTAGTGTCCGGCCATGCCCCCTTGACCGAGAAGGAACACACCCACCTTGCCGGACTTGGCGGCACGATTGTGGTCCTCATGGGCATTGGTACCCTTCCCCAGCTTGCAGCAGGGCTGCGCCGGGCAGGCATGGACGCGGACATGCCCATGGCTGTGGTGGAACGTGGCTACCGCCCGGGGCAGCGCACCACCATCGCTGATCTGGGTACGATCGAAACAGCTGCCACAGGCTGCAGCAACCCGGCCGTGCTGGTCATCGGCGAGGTGGTCCGGGTGGCTGAAGCCAACCGCAACCATGCAGAAGCATCCGCTGAACTGAGCCGCCTGGCGGCTTCGCTCCTTGAAGCCTGA
- the nirB gene encoding nitrite reductase large subunit NirB produces MTGHTSSTENPRRVVVVGGGPAAHRFADAMVNRGLEGWQVTVLTEEAHLPYDRVALSKALTETDVDLTLGEASMWDHEALTLKTGERAVKIDPVAKSVLTAAGNKYEYDHLVVASGSDAARLPIPGAEHTHVYRTLEDVWAINRAIAGLREKLGRKVNAVTIGGGLLGLESAAGTEQLGATPIVINGAPWLMNTQLDEGAGQSLGRLIEAKGFEVHGGVFPSEVVTDDDGNVTGVLMADGRTIDADLVIVAIGVKPRDDLFRAADGEEQLFSLGQRGGVVINDFCATEVDGIWAIGEVANFEGMCLGLVAPANTMAEIVADRLHGGEATFPGFDTATKLKLSGVDVASFGDAFARTEHSLEIVYADPARGVYQKIVTTDDAKTLLGGIFVGDASPYMSLRPLLGRELAAEPGAYLSAAGGGEAPETELPDDAILCSCNNVAAGTIRDTINGCGACEGNAPVQELGELKGCTRAGTQCGSCVPMLKKLLEGELTKSGIEVSKALCEHISLSRQELFDAIRVLELTSFEEIMAKYGTGAGCDICKPTIASILASQHSAYVLDAGRGSLQDTNDRALANMQKDGTYSVVPRIAGGEITPKGLGVIAAVAEKYNLYTKITGGQRIDMFGARLEQLPDIWKELVDAGFESGQAYGKSLRTVKSCVGSTWCRFGVQDSVAMAIALELRYRGLRSPHKLKMGVSGCARECAEARGKDVGVIATADGWNLYVGGNGGATPAHAQLLAKDLDDETLLKYIDRYLMYYIRTADRLQRTARWQEELDGGIKHVEEVVVNDSLGIAEELEAAMAKHIDTYEDEWAETLKDPERLRRFRSFVNAPDQKDESISFVPERGQIRPATNEEKGGVLIASTIPVRSETVGAGN; encoded by the coding sequence GTGACCGGACACACTTCAAGTACAGAGAACCCGCGCCGCGTCGTCGTCGTCGGCGGCGGGCCCGCTGCCCACCGTTTCGCTGATGCCATGGTCAATCGCGGTCTTGAAGGTTGGCAGGTTACGGTGCTGACCGAAGAGGCACACCTCCCCTACGACCGCGTAGCGTTGAGCAAAGCCCTCACGGAAACCGATGTTGACCTCACCTTGGGGGAAGCGTCCATGTGGGACCACGAGGCATTGACCCTCAAGACCGGCGAGCGCGCCGTCAAGATTGACCCGGTGGCCAAGAGCGTCCTCACCGCCGCGGGGAACAAGTACGAATACGACCACCTGGTAGTGGCCTCGGGCTCGGACGCTGCCCGTCTCCCTATTCCCGGGGCTGAACACACCCACGTTTACCGCACGCTCGAGGACGTGTGGGCGATCAACAGGGCCATTGCCGGTCTTCGCGAAAAGCTGGGCCGCAAGGTCAACGCCGTCACCATTGGTGGTGGACTGCTGGGACTTGAGTCCGCTGCCGGTACCGAGCAGTTGGGCGCCACTCCGATCGTCATCAACGGCGCTCCGTGGCTCATGAATACCCAGTTGGACGAGGGAGCCGGCCAGTCTCTGGGTCGCCTGATCGAGGCAAAGGGCTTCGAAGTCCACGGTGGCGTCTTCCCTTCGGAGGTGGTGACGGACGACGACGGAAACGTCACCGGTGTCCTCATGGCTGACGGCCGCACTATTGATGCCGACCTCGTGATTGTTGCCATTGGCGTCAAGCCCCGTGATGATCTCTTCCGCGCCGCAGACGGCGAGGAACAGCTCTTCAGCCTGGGTCAACGCGGCGGCGTGGTCATCAACGACTTCTGCGCCACCGAAGTGGACGGCATCTGGGCCATCGGCGAAGTGGCCAACTTTGAAGGCATGTGCCTTGGCTTGGTAGCACCCGCCAACACCATGGCCGAGATCGTTGCGGACCGCCTGCATGGTGGCGAAGCGACGTTCCCCGGCTTTGACACTGCCACCAAGCTCAAGTTGTCCGGCGTGGACGTTGCCAGCTTCGGCGACGCCTTTGCCCGGACCGAGCACTCCCTGGAAATCGTCTACGCCGACCCCGCACGTGGCGTCTACCAGAAGATTGTCACCACAGACGATGCCAAGACCCTCCTGGGCGGTATCTTCGTGGGCGACGCTTCCCCCTACATGAGCCTCCGCCCGCTGCTGGGACGCGAGCTCGCGGCAGAGCCCGGTGCATACTTGAGCGCCGCCGGTGGCGGCGAAGCTCCCGAGACCGAACTGCCGGACGACGCCATCCTGTGCTCCTGCAACAACGTTGCGGCCGGGACCATCCGGGACACCATCAACGGATGCGGAGCATGCGAAGGCAATGCTCCCGTCCAGGAACTCGGCGAACTCAAGGGCTGCACCCGCGCCGGCACGCAGTGCGGTTCTTGTGTCCCCATGCTGAAGAAGCTCCTCGAGGGCGAACTGACGAAGTCCGGCATCGAGGTCTCCAAGGCGCTGTGCGAGCACATCAGTCTCTCCCGGCAGGAACTGTTCGACGCCATCCGCGTCCTGGAACTCACCTCCTTCGAAGAGATCATGGCCAAGTACGGCACCGGTGCCGGCTGCGACATCTGCAAGCCGACCATCGCCTCCATCCTGGCCAGCCAGCACTCGGCCTACGTCCTGGATGCCGGCCGCGGCTCCCTTCAGGACACCAACGACCGCGCCTTGGCGAACATGCAGAAGGACGGCACGTACTCCGTGGTCCCCCGCATCGCCGGTGGTGAGATCACGCCCAAGGGCCTCGGCGTCATCGCCGCAGTTGCCGAGAAGTACAACCTCTACACCAAGATCACCGGCGGCCAGCGCATTGATATGTTCGGTGCCCGCCTGGAGCAGCTCCCGGACATCTGGAAGGAACTGGTGGACGCCGGTTTCGAGTCCGGCCAGGCCTACGGCAAGAGCCTCCGTACAGTGAAGTCCTGTGTTGGATCCACATGGTGCCGTTTCGGTGTCCAGGATTCGGTAGCCATGGCCATCGCTTTGGAGCTTCGCTACCGTGGCCTCCGCAGCCCGCACAAGCTGAAGATGGGCGTGTCCGGTTGCGCCCGCGAATGTGCCGAAGCCCGCGGCAAGGACGTGGGCGTCATCGCCACGGCCGATGGCTGGAACCTGTACGTCGGTGGCAACGGTGGTGCAACTCCGGCCCACGCCCAGCTGCTGGCCAAGGACCTGGACGACGAAACGCTGCTCAAGTACATCGACCGCTACCTCATGTACTACATCCGCACCGCTGACCGCCTCCAGCGCACCGCGCGCTGGCAGGAAGAACTCGACGGCGGCATCAAGCACGTCGAGGAGGTAGTGGTCAACGACTCCCTGGGCATCGCCGAAGAGCTTGAAGCGGCCATGGCCAAGCACATCGACACCTACGAGGACGAGTGGGCCGAGACCTTGAAGGACCCGGAGCGCCTCCGCCGTTTCCGTTCGTTCGTCAACGCCCCCGACCAGAAGGACGAGTCCATCTCCTTCGTTCCGGAGCGCGGCCAGATCCGCCCGGCCACCAACGAGGAAAAGGGCGGCGTGCTCATCGCTTCCACCATCCCGGTCCGCAGCGAAACCGTCGGCGCAGGAAACTAG
- the nirD gene encoding nitrite reductase small subunit NirD, producing the protein MTVILDRAEDLTTTGEWHVVCPVDELEIAWGEAALIAGRQVALFRTTPTEVFAVAQQDPATLANVMARGIIGSRGSRPTIASPLHKEVYDLETGECFTNPELRLDVFATRLVDGFIEVEL; encoded by the coding sequence ATGACCGTAATTCTGGACCGTGCCGAGGATCTGACCACCACCGGCGAGTGGCACGTCGTGTGCCCGGTGGATGAGCTCGAAATCGCCTGGGGCGAAGCGGCACTGATCGCCGGCCGCCAGGTTGCCCTGTTCCGCACTACGCCCACCGAAGTATTCGCTGTGGCACAGCAGGACCCGGCAACACTGGCCAACGTCATGGCGCGCGGCATCATTGGATCCCGCGGAAGCCGGCCGACCATCGCATCGCCGCTCCACAAAGAGGTCTACGACCTCGAAACCGGCGAGTGCTTCACCAACCCCGAACTGAGGCTCGATGTCTTCGCCACCCGTTTGGTGGACGGCTTTATCGAGGTTGAACTCTAA